The Carassius auratus strain Wakin chromosome 19, ASM336829v1, whole genome shotgun sequence genomic sequence TGAGCTGGGTGGAGACCCGGAAAGCCTTACCACAGTCCGGGCACTGGTAACGCTTGGGTTCAGTGTGGATGCGTCTGTGGTTTTTGAGTGCCATCAGGTTGGAGAACTCCTTCTGACAGGAGCTGCAGAAATAGGTGCCCATTTTGTGGCTGTTCTTGTGATTTAGAAGCGAGCTGGCGTGACGGTAACCACGGCCGCACTGATCACAGATATGCGACTTACACCCCGCCTCACTGCGACtctgctgttgttgctgctgttgttgttgatgcCCAGATGAGCTGCTCCCTCTGAGGCCATGGTGTGAGGGGTTAAGCTTTGGAAGCCCATCAGGATCCAGTCCCTGGGCCTGCATCAGCGTAAGGTCAAGCCCAGAGCCCCAACCCACATCTGAACCCCTGGACGAAACCCCAGGCTGTTGCAATGATTTTGGTGCACGGCCATGTTGCATTTCCAAGTGGAGTCGAAAGCTAGCCTGGGTAGGGAAGCTCCGCCGGCACAGAGTGCAGGCTAACTCCACCTCTTTTCGGTGCACTCGGCGGTGGTTTTGTAGTTGGGAGGAGACACGAAAAGCCTTGCCGCATTCTGGACAGCGGTGTCTTCGAGTTTCAGAATGGATGCGACGGTGGTTCTTGAGTGTGAGCAGGTTGGAAAAGGTCTTGAGGCACACAGTGCAATTGTAGATGCCGACAGTGTGGATGTTTTTGTGATTAAGGAGTGAGCTGGCATGCCGGTAAGATCGGCCACACTGGTCACATCTGTGGAGACGGAGGAAAGGAAAAGTTAATCTCCCCTGCTCACTGTCCTTTTAACCCCTCAATAGTTAGTAAGACAGATTAGTCTGAAAGTAGTCTGGCAACATGTAGCTGATTTCTATGATAAGTGCATTGACGGATACACAAATACAGGTATATGATCTTGAATCCAGCTGCCAAAACTCAAAAAAACTGGCCCGGCTTGGGGAAGATAACTTGAATAACATTGCCTATTAAGGCAGTGAATAAACTGAACTTGAATTAGAACTTTGAAGTATCCACCGATTGGGTTTGGTTTTAAATTGAAGGCAGTGGTATAATATTCTATATAATTTATGGTGGTAATATATGAACTGTAGATGTATCATTTTGTAACAGTCTACAGGACAAACCTAATCATGAGAAAATGTACTGCAAATCACTGCTTGCTTTCAAACTCATAGTACTTGTACTAAAAGATAAGTAAAAATGGATATGTTACCATGTATAGAAAGAGTACACAAAGGAAttgttattttcttaaaataacatAATTGTACAGGAAATAAGGTTTTGGTCAGAATAAAACATGGAAATTTATGAATGCTTCTTCTCATCATTTAATATGATAATATGGAAGTAGTGTGTTAGTGTTATTATGTTGGCACAtttcaaaaacagttttctgCTTGATATTTATATTGTCTTGGCAGCAAATTGAGCAAAGTTTTAAGCtttactttaaaaacaacaaaagctaTATTTATACTtagtaaacatgcatttaaaaaatgggTCTAAGTCCCATGTTAAATGCTGTTGGGCCCAGATCAGTATTTATTACTGGAAGCATGACAGCTGATATAACATGGTCAGTATGAGTACTTATGGCAACTGAATGCTAAAATGGAAACTACAGTAAACTACACCATACATTCTAGTATATTATCAATCAGATCAATAAAGGAGGGAATCAATGATTTGgtacaatacacacacatctaCCTAGTAAGTACATAAAAATGTCCCTATTATATCACGACATCCTTACAATCTAGTGCATATTGCTAACTGAAAGCAAAGTGGGGGGTAACTTATCTGGTCTCCACTAATCATACTGTCCAAACTTCAGAAAAATCCGAATTCCGGCACGCGTATGGTCCCAAGGAAGCCGGATTGGAGATCATATACCTGTAATAGACATGTAGAAACCTGTGATCTTTACTAGTTCACTTCAAAAATCACGAACAACAGACGCAAACTCACGTGAACCGGTATTCCTCTCCCTCTCTTGTGCTTGAAGTGTCCTTCCTCACGCCCTCCTTGCCTACCTGGTTGTCCCCGCAGCGGTGCCTAGCCAGCCCAGAACGGCCCTGGAAGCTCTTCCCGCAGGTGGGGCAGCCAAAACGGGTGTGGCCCTCCTCATGGACTCTCTGGTGATTGCGAAGAAAGCGGGCCAGCCGGAAAGCCTTGCCACAGGTTGAGCAGATATGTCGCTTCTTCTGTGTGTGGATACGCATGTGATTGCGCAGGGCCATGTAGTTGGTGTACGGCTTGTCACAAAAGGAGCAGCTGAAGTTGccaattttgtgtgtatttttgtggtTCAGCAGACTGCTAGCATGCTTGTAAGAACAGCCACAAAGGTCACAGGTAAAAGGGCGTTCTTCACGCTCTGGAGACCCCAGGTCACCTGTCTCCATGCTCATATTAGAGCTGTTGAAGGAGGCAGAGGAAGAAGGAAGCTGGGCACTGCAGTTAtgcgaggccagatctgtggttGTAGTAAATACTTGAGAGCACCCATCACATTCATATTCAGTTGGAGGAGGAGCCGTCTGCATGCTGGGACCAGGAAGAGGACCAGGAATATCTTTGCAGAGCTGGTTGCTGGTATGTGTTTCAAGTTGCCTCTGGTTCCTGAAGCCCCTACCGCAGTCAGTGCAGGTATATTTCTTAAGAGCGAAATGCATTCGGAGGTGGTTCTTCATTGCCAGTCGATTTGGATAAGTTGAGTTGCACACATTGCAGTGGTATTCACCAATCTTGTGTAGGTTCTTATGATTGGCCAGACTGCCAGCATGACGGTAAGTACGTCCACACTGATCGCAAGCAAAGGGGCGGCGACCGCTGCCATCATCAACTTGCTGGGCCCTAGCCCCCGCATACGGTTTCTTGAAACCTTGAGGCTGACCATAATTGGTGTTCAAAGGAGGATTCTGAATCTTGGGGTCACCCATCCTCATAGCTTGGAGCTGTGATGGGCCTCCCTCATAGCGGGCACCATTGGGATGAGACATGCTTTGAACCCTTTGTTCTCGATCTCCAGTCTTTGCTCTGTGCTCTTCGTGTAGCCGTAGATGATTTATCAACTGCTTCTGAATCTTGAAGGCTTTCCCACACTCCTCACACTTGTGCCTGTGAagagacaaaacacacaaaaacgaGCAGATAAGAAAGCAGTGTTAAAATGCTCTTctaaaaaaggaagaaacagaAAAAGGGAAGGTCCCCTTACAAATACAAAGATGACTACGCAATGCTCAAATGGGGTACAGACATTATGAAATTCAGACTCaactttgtgtatgtgtgtatatcaGTATGTTTGTTGCCCTCGTCTTTTCTAATGGGAAAAAAATCACCAGTGCACACTTGCTTTGACACTCAATTTTCATTAAATCTATTAATTCAGTGATGACCTGGGTAATCACATGAGTGGGGAACTCATGATAATACATAAGCATTCAAAGTATGCAAAGAGAACTAAACAGTTAAGAGTATTATAGGGCACATGCAATGCTGGCTAACCTCTTTAAGTCAAAATGAGTCCTCTGGTGGTTCTTGAGAGCCAGTAGGTTGTAGTAGCGTTTTTGGCAGACAAGGCAGCGGAAGACCCCAGTCTTGTGAGATTTCTTATGGTTGAGCAGGGAGCAGGGGTGTCTGTAACTCCTTCCACACTGGTCACACCTGTGGGGCCGATCACCAGAGTCTGGCAACTGCCGAGGGTCTACAGGCCCACCGCTGCCACTGGTACCAGCACCACCCGTCATCCCTTTAGCTCCATTCATACCCTTGTTCAATGCCCCCACTCTCGCCTTGCCTGGACACAGGTGAGTGATCAGCTGGTGGCGATCTGCAAAGAACATGCCACAGTCAATGCAAATGTGGTTCCTTCCATCCATTTTGCCATTAGAATTAGAGATAGTGCCATCCAAGCCATGTGTAGATCCATCTGGCCGGGGATGTCCATGGACTAGCTCGTGGTTAAGCAAGTCCTGCTTTCTGCTGAAGCTCTGGCCACATGTGCTACAGATCAAAATACTGGTTGTACTACCTTCTTGTCGCCTCCTCCACTCTTGCTCACCTATTGGAGAGAGGGCAGAGGAGGGTCCTGCCCCATGGTTAACCCCATGGCTTCGTAAGTGGCTACGAAGTGCCCTCAGGCTGGCGTAATGGTTTCCACAGATTGTGCACTGATAAACCTCTCCATCGTCATCATCTTTGTTATCCATTCTTTTACTGTTGCCCTGGGAGTTGACTTGAGCACCTCCAAACTGCATCAGATCATGACTACGCCTCTGGCGAGCACTTTCTTTGAGATTGCCACTGCCTGCTGGCAGGGAGGCACCACCAGGACTATGGAAGCTCATGTTATCCATGTAACCATTGGTCATACCGCCTTGGTTGACACTGTCTGCTTGACGATGGTTTTGTGGAAGAGGTGAGTGACCAGAATTGCTTTGGGCAAGAGAGCCATCGAATCGGTCATGGAATTCCAGTGAATCCAGGCCACTGTTGTGGGAACTGTCTGGGACAAAGTGTGCTGCATCACCAAGATTACTGGTCAGTGAAATTGGCGTTGTTGCACCACTCTCCTGGTCCTGAGCATGTACAAAGCCTTGTTGAGAGTCTAGCCCTGTCAGTGGCTCAGAGGAAAGCCAATCTCCCTCTTCTGTACCCATCAACTGTGAATTTGGCCGGGATTTGTGACTACGGAGGTGGCTATGAAGTGCTGCTAAGTGTGGATACTGCTTACAGCAAACAGTGCACTGATATTGACCAGTTTGATGGGAGCGTTTATGATTAACTAGACTCCCAGCATGTCGATAGCTTTTCCCACAATCTTGGCACTTAAATCGGCGTTCAGCATCGTCAATGGCTACAGACTGCTCCTGTGACCTTGTCCCACCATtggatgatgatgttgatgtttGAGAGTTTGAAGCCAGTCCATCAGAATTTAAAATAGCAGGGCCATCTTGAGCATGTGTTGTGGTGTGAGGGTCATGGGTAAGATAATGAATTTTGAGACTCTCCAAGTCTGGATGTCCCGTTCCACAATATGCACAGGTATATATGGCATTATTAACAGGAGGGCCTAGCATTGGGTCATAACGCTTGTCGGGTAATGGAGGCATTGGAAGAGGGTCACCTAGAGCAGGTGTATAAGGATTTACCGCTGGGGATCGAACAGAACTAAGATTATGAGGCACTATCCCTGGGAAACTACGTGTAAGCCCCAACGAAGATGATGCAGCATTATGTAACAAAAGGTGCTCTTGAAAGTCATTCTTATTAGGCAAAGCAACTTGACAAAGATGACAAAAGCTGGGTGCCATGTCATTATTCTGGGGGCCAAGGGGACGAGAGTCAGATTGTGCTTCAGGCACAAGGGCTCCCATGGACATTCCAGGGGGCTTAAATTTTGAATGAGTGCGTTCGTGAGCACTTAGAGCTGCAAGATTATTGAACTGTTTGTAACAGACATTGCACTTATACGTGCCCTCTTGATGAGACTTCTTATGGTTTACCAAGCTGCCGTGATGACGATATGTCCTGTCACATTGGTCACATTTGAATGGTCTGTCCCAGGCATCTTCAGATCCTGGAGATTTTTGTTTGTCGGGGTCATGGCCAGGCATCATTCCACTGTTGTTAATGTGACTCCTGAAAGCTGCATCAGACAGATCTTGTGCTAGATTATAATCCCTTTCTTCATCAACATTGTCATCGTTCTCCTCTTCAGCTTGGGCACTTGGAG encodes the following:
- the LOC113119861 gene encoding zinc finger protein 646-like isoform X3, producing MAMHDMNRAKGIPCKECDIICPSTPSLLEHMKAHYHQEDNGRFECEQCGRIFKHASSLASHKKTHEMGSFQCPVCTRTLPNAVALKNHLRIHTLSPSAQAEEENDDNVDEERDYNLAQDLSDAAFRSHINNSGMMPGHDPDKQKSPGSEDAWDRPFKCDQCDRTYRHHGSLVNHKKSHQEGTYKCNVCYKQFNNLAALSAHERTHSKFKPPGMSMGALVPEAQSDSRPLGPQNNDMAPSFCHLCQVALPNKNDFQEHLLLHNAASSSLGLTRSFPGIVPHNLSSVRSPAVNPYTPALGDPLPMPPLPDKRYDPMLGPPVNNAIYTCAYCGTGHPDLESLKIHYLTHDPHTTTHAQDGPAILNSDGLASNSQTSTSSSNGGTRSQEQSVAIDDAERRFKCQDCGKSYRHAGSLVNHKRSHQTGQYQCTVCCKQYPHLAALHSHLRSHKSRPNSQLMGTEEGDWLSSEPLTGLDSQQGFVHAQDQESGATTPISLTSNLGDAAHFVPDSSHNSGLDSLEFHDRFDGSLAQSNSGHSPLPQNHRQADSVNQGGMTNGYMDNMSFHSPGGASLPAGSGNLKESARQRRSHDLMQFGGAQVNSQGNSKRMDNKDDDDGEVYQCTICGNHYASLRALRSHLRSHGVNHGAGPSSALSPIGEQEWRRRQEGSTTSILICSTCGQSFSRKQDLLNHELVHGHPRPDGSTHGLDGTISNSNGKMDGRNHICIDCGMFFADRHQLITHLCPGKARVGALNKGMNGAKGMTGGAGTSGSGGPVDPRQLPDSGDRPHRCDQCGRSYRHPCSLLNHKKSHKTGVFRCLVCQKRYYNLLALKNHQRTHFDLKRHKCEECGKAFKIQKQLINHLRLHEEHRAKTGDREQRVQSMSHPNGARYEGGPSQLQAMRMGDPKIQNPPLNTNYGQPQGFKKPYAGARAQQVDDGSGRRPFACDQCGRTYRHAGSLANHKNLHKIGEYHCNVCNSTYPNRLAMKNHLRMHFALKKYTCTDCGRGFRNQRQLETHTSNQLCKDIPGPLPGPSMQTAPPPTEYECDGCSQVFTTTTDLASHNCSAQLPSSSASFNSSNMSMETGDLGSPEREERPFTCDLCGCSYKHASSLLNHKNTHKIGNFSCSFCDKPYTNYMALRNHMRIHTQKKRHICSTCGKAFRLARFLRNHQRVHEEGHTRFGCPTCGKSFQGRSGLARHRCGDNQVGKEGVRKDTSSTREGEEYRFTYMISNPASLGPYACRNSDFSEVWTV
- the LOC113119861 gene encoding zinc finger protein 646-like isoform X4, giving the protein MAMHDMNRAKGIPCKECDIICPSTPSLLEHMKAHYHQEDNGRFECEQCGRIFKHASSLASHKKTHEMGSFQCPVCTRTLPNAVALKNHLRIHTLSPSAQAEEENDDNVDEERDYNLAQDLSDAAFRSHINNSGMMPGHDPDKQKSPGSEDAWDRPFKCDQCDRTYRHHGSLVNHKKSHQEGTYKCNVCYKQFNNLAALSAHERTHSKFKPPGMSMGALVPEAQSDSRPLGPQNNDMAPSFCHLCQVALPNKNDFQEHLLLHNAASSSLGLTRSFPGIVPHNLSSVRSPAVNPYTPALGDPLPMPPLPDKRYDPMLGPPVNNAIYTCAYCGTGHPDLESLKIHYLTHDPHTTTHAQDGPAILNSDGLASNSQTSTSSSNGGTRSQEQSVAIDDAERRFKCQDCGKSYRHAGSLVNHKRSHQTGQYQCTVCCKQYPHLAALHSHLRSHKSRPNSQLMGTEEGDWLSSEPLTGLDSQQGFVHAQDQESGATTPISLTSNLGDAAHFVPDSSHNSGLDSLEFHDRFDGSLAQSNSGHSPLPQNHRQADSVNQGGMTNGYMDNMSFHSPGGASLPAGSGNLKESARQRRSHDLMQFGGAQVNSQGNSKRMDNKDDDDGEVYQCTICGNHYASLRALRSHLRSHGVNHGAGPSSALSPIGEQEWRRRQEGSTTSILICSTCGQSFSRKQDLLNHELVHGHPRPDGSTHGLDGTISNSNGKMDGRNHICIDCGMFFADRHQLITHLCPGKARVGALNKGMNGAKGMTGGAGTSGSGGPVDPRQLPDSGDRPHRCDQCGRSYRHPCSLLNHKKSHKTGVFRCLVCQKRYYNLLALKNHQRTHFDLKRHKCEECGKAFKIQKQLINHLRLHEEHRAKTGDREQRVQSMSHPNGARYEGGPSQLQAMRMGDPKIQNPPLNTNYGQPQGFKKPYAGARAQQVDDGSGRRPFACDQCGRTYRHAGSLANHKNLHKIGEYHCNVCNSTYPNRLAMKNHLRMHFALKKYTCTDCGRGFRNQRQLETHTSNQLCKDIPGPLPGPSMQTAPPPTEYECDGCSQVFTTTTDLASHNCSAQLPSSSASFNSSNMSMETGDLGSPEREERPFTCDLCGCSYKHASSLLNHKNTHKIGNFSCSFCDKPYTNYMALRNHMRIHTQKKRHICSTCGKAFRLARFLRNHQRVHEEGHTRFGCPTCGKSFQGRSGLARHRCGDNQVYDLQSGFLGTIRVPEFGFF
- the LOC113119861 gene encoding zinc finger protein 646-like isoform X1, with translation MAMHDMNRAKGIPCKECDIICPSTPSLLEHMKAHYHQEDNGRFECEQCGRIFKHASSLASHKKTHEMGSFQCPVCTRTLPNAVALKNHLRIHTLSPSAQAEEENDDNVDEERDYNLAQDLSDAAFRSHINNSGMMPGHDPDKQKSPGSEDAWDRPFKCDQCDRTYRHHGSLVNHKKSHQEGTYKCNVCYKQFNNLAALSAHERTHSKFKPPGMSMGALVPEAQSDSRPLGPQNNDMAPSFCHLCQVALPNKNDFQEHLLLHNAASSSLGLTRSFPGIVPHNLSSVRSPAVNPYTPALGDPLPMPPLPDKRYDPMLGPPVNNAIYTCAYCGTGHPDLESLKIHYLTHDPHTTTHAQDGPAILNSDGLASNSQTSTSSSNGGTRSQEQSVAIDDAERRFKCQDCGKSYRHAGSLVNHKRSHQTGQYQCTVCCKQYPHLAALHSHLRSHKSRPNSQLMGTEEGDWLSSEPLTGLDSQQGFVHAQDQESGATTPISLTSNLGDAAHFVPDSSHNSGLDSLEFHDRFDGSLAQSNSGHSPLPQNHRQADSVNQGGMTNGYMDNMSFHSPGGASLPAGSGNLKESARQRRSHDLMQFGGAQVNSQGNSKRMDNKDDDDGEVYQCTICGNHYASLRALRSHLRSHGVNHGAGPSSALSPIGEQEWRRRQEGSTTSILICSTCGQSFSRKQDLLNHELVHGHPRPDGSTHGLDGTISNSNGKMDGRNHICIDCGMFFADRHQLITHLCPGKARVGALNKGMNGAKGMTGGAGTSGSGGPVDPRQLPDSGDRPHRCDQCGRSYRHPCSLLNHKKSHKTGVFRCLVCQKRYYNLLALKNHQRTHFDLKRHKCEECGKAFKIQKQLINHLRLHEEHRAKTGDREQRVQSMSHPNGARYEGGPSQLQAMRMGDPKIQNPPLNTNYGQPQGFKKPYAGARAQQVDDGSGRRPFACDQCGRTYRHAGSLANHKNLHKIGEYHCNVCNSTYPNRLAMKNHLRMHFALKKYTCTDCGRGFRNQRQLETHTSNQLCKDIPGPLPGPSMQTAPPPTEYECDGCSQVFTTTTDLASHNCSAQLPSSSASFNSSNMSMETGDLGSPEREERPFTCDLCGCSYKHASSLLNHKNTHKIGNFSCSFCDKPYTNYMALRNHMRIHTQKKRHICSTCGKAFRLARFLRNHQRVHEEGHTRFGCPTCGKSFQGRSGLARHRCGDNQVGKEGVRKDTSSTREGEEYRFTCDQCGRSYRHASSLLNHKNIHTVGIYNCTVCLKTFSNLLTLKNHRRIHSETRRHRCPECGKAFRVSSQLQNHRRVHRKEVELACTLCRRSFPTQASFRLHLEMQHGRAPKSLQQPGVSSRGSDVGWGSGLDLTLMQAQGLDPDGLPKLNPSHHGLRGSSSSGHQQQQQQQQQSRSEAGCKSHICDQCGRGYRHASSLLNHKNSHKMGTYFCSSCQKEFSNLMALKNHRRIHTEPKRYQCPDCGKAFRVSTQLICHRRIHTKEKPFSCKQCDKHFSSKSNLRHHQKVHWNSSSPSSSLTMGTNLLSIPSGPFL
- the LOC113119861 gene encoding zinc finger protein 646-like isoform X2, with the protein product MAMHDMNRAKGIPCKECDIICPSTPSLLEHMKAHYHQEDNGRFECEQCGRIFKHASSLASHKKTHEMGSFQCPVCTRTLPNAVALKNHLRIHTLSPSAQAEEENDDNVDEERDYNLAQDLSDAAFRSHINNSGMMPGHDPDKQKSPGSEDAWDRPFKCDQCDRTYRHHGSLVNHKKSHQEGTYKCNVCYKQFNNLAALSAHERTHSKFKPPGMSMGALVPEAQSDSRPLGPQNNDMAPSFCHLCQVALPNKNDFQEHLLLHNAASSSLGLTRSFPGIVPHNLSSVRSPAVNPYTPALGDPLPMPPLPDKRYDPMLGPPVNNAIYTCAYCGTGHPDLESLKIHYLTHDPHTTTHAQDGPAILNSDGLASNSQTSTSSSNGGTRSQEQSVAIDDAERRFKCQDCGKSYRHAGSLVNHKRSHQTGQYQCTVCCKQYPHLAALHSHLRSHKSRPNSQLMGTEEGDWLSSEPLTGLDSQQGFVHAQDQESGATTPISLTSNLGDAAHFVPDSSHNSGLDSLEFHDRFDGSLAQSNSGHSPLPQNHRQADSVNQGGMTNGYMDNMSFHSPGGASLPAGSGNLKESARQRRSHDLMQFGGAQVNSQGNSKRMDNKDDDDGEVYQCTICGNHYASLRALRSHLRSHGVNHGAGPSSALSPIDRHQLITHLCPGKARVGALNKGMNGAKGMTGGAGTSGSGGPVDPRQLPDSGDRPHRCDQCGRSYRHPCSLLNHKKSHKTGVFRCLVCQKRYYNLLALKNHQRTHFDLKRHKCEECGKAFKIQKQLINHLRLHEEHRAKTGDREQRVQSMSHPNGARYEGGPSQLQAMRMGDPKIQNPPLNTNYGQPQGFKKPYAGARAQQVDDGSGRRPFACDQCGRTYRHAGSLANHKNLHKIGEYHCNVCNSTYPNRLAMKNHLRMHFALKKYTCTDCGRGFRNQRQLETHTSNQLCKDIPGPLPGPSMQTAPPPTEYECDGCSQVFTTTTDLASHNCSAQLPSSSASFNSSNMSMETGDLGSPEREERPFTCDLCGCSYKHASSLLNHKNTHKIGNFSCSFCDKPYTNYMALRNHMRIHTQKKRHICSTCGKAFRLARFLRNHQRVHEEGHTRFGCPTCGKSFQGRSGLARHRCGDNQVGKEGVRKDTSSTREGEEYRFTCDQCGRSYRHASSLLNHKNIHTVGIYNCTVCLKTFSNLLTLKNHRRIHSETRRHRCPECGKAFRVSSQLQNHRRVHRKEVELACTLCRRSFPTQASFRLHLEMQHGRAPKSLQQPGVSSRGSDVGWGSGLDLTLMQAQGLDPDGLPKLNPSHHGLRGSSSSGHQQQQQQQQQSRSEAGCKSHICDQCGRGYRHASSLLNHKNSHKMGTYFCSSCQKEFSNLMALKNHRRIHTEPKRYQCPDCGKAFRVSTQLICHRRIHTKEKPFSCKQCDKHFSSKSNLRHHQKVHWNSSSPSSSLTMGTNLLSIPSGPFL